Genomic segment of Streptosporangium sp. NBC_01755:
CTGGCCAGGAGAGTCCTATCCGCTTGGCGGCACCTGGGATGGGGTGGGCGCCAACTTCTCCCTGTTCTCCGAATCCGCCGAACGAGTCGAGCTCTGCCTTTTCGGGGACGACGGGCAGGAGGAACGCGTCGAGCTGACCGAGGTCGACGCGTTCGTCTGGCACGGCTACCTTCCGGGGATCATGCCGGGACAGCGGTACGGCTACCGCGTCCACGGTCCCTACAACCCCTCTCAAGGGGACCGGTGCAACCCCTCCAAGCTGCTCCTCGATCCCTACGCCAAGGCCGTCGAGGGCGACCTGAAGTGGAACGAGGCGCTCTTCTCCTACCAGTTCACCGATCCCGGCCGCCGCAACGACACGGACACCGCCCCCTTCGTGCCGAAGAACGTGGTGGTCAACCCGTTCTTCGAGTGGGGAAACGACAGACCGCCCCGGACCCCGTACCACCAGACCGTGATCTACGAGGCGCATGTCCGCGGGCTCACCATGTGCCACCCCGCGGTGCCCGCCGAGCAGCGCGGCACCTACGCGGGGCTGGGCCATCCCGCGGTCATCGACCACCTGCTGAGCCTGGGCGTCACCGCGGTGGAGCTGATGCCGGTGCACCAGTACGTGCCCGAGCACGCGATGGTCGCCAGGGGCCTGACCAACTACTGGGGCTACAACACGATCGCCTACCTGGCCCCGCACGCCGCCTACTCCGCCTCAGGCCAGCGCGGCGAGCAGGTGCAGGAGTTCAAGGCGATGGTACGGGCGCTGCACGAGGCGGGGATCGAGGTCATCCTCGACGTGGTCTACAACCACACCGCCGAGGGTGACCACATGGGGCCCACGCTGAGCTTCCGCGGCATCGACAACAGGGAGTACTACCGCCTGCACGACGGCGACCGGCGCTACTACCTCGACTACACCGGCTGCGGGAACTCCCTCAACGTCCGCTCGCCACACGCCCTCCAGCTGATCATGGACTCGCTGCGCTACTGGGTCCTGGAGATGCACGTGGACGGCTTCAGGTTCGACCTGGCCTCGGCCCTCGCCCGCGAGCTGCACGACGTCGACCGGCTGAGCGCCTTCTTCGACCTGATCCAGCAGGACCCGGTGATCTCCCAGGTGAAACTGATCGCCGAGCCGTGGGACGTGGGGCCCGGCGGTTACCAGGTCGGCAACTTCCCGCCGCTGTGGATGGAGTGGAACGGCAAGTACCGCGACAGCGTCCGCGACTTCTGGCGCGGCAGCGGGTCCGCGCTGCCCGAGTTCGCCTCCCGGCTGACCGGCTCCGCCGACCTCTACGCGACCTCGGGGCGCCGCCCCGTGGCCTCCATCAACTTCGTCACCTGCCACGACGGGTTCACCCTGACCGACCTGGTCTCCTACGACCGCAAGCACAACGAGGCCAACAAGGAGAACAACCGCGACGGCACCGACGACAACCGGTCGTGGAACTGCGGGGTCGAGGGCCCCACGGAGGACCCGGAGATCGTGAGCCTGCGCAGGCGCCAGCGCCGCAACTTCCTGGTCACCCTGTTCATCTCCCAGGGCGTGCCGATGCTGCTGGCCGGTGACGAGTTCGGCCGGACCCAGGGCGGCAGCAACAACGCCTACTGCCAGGACAACGAGATCTCCTGGATCGACTGGTCGCTGGCCACCGACGAGGCCGACCTCCTCGACTTCGTCAGGAGCCTCTCCAAGCTGCGGCGCGAGCACCCCGTGTTCCAGCGGCGCCGCTTCTTCCACGGCAACAAGGCCGACGACGGCACCCGCGACATCGTCTGGCTCACCCCGGTGGGAGAGGAGATGTCGGCGGCCGACTGGCACACCGGCTACGCCAAGTCACTGGCCGTCTTCCTGAACGGCGACGCCATCACCGAGTCGGGCACCCGCGGCGAGCGGATCACGGACGACTCGTTCCTGCTCCTGATCAACGCCCATCACGAGGAGATGACCTTCACCCTCCCCGAGGCGAAGTACGGCAAGCGGTGGCGGCGGGTGCTGGACACCGCCGACGAGGGGCCGGGCCACGCCTCGGCCCCGCAGGAGTCATGGCCGGCCGAGAGCACCGTGGAGGTGACCTCCCGCTCGGTGCAGGTCCTGCACTGCGAGCGGGCGTAGCACCTCACCGGCGCGTCCGGGGCCGAGGCCGCCCACGGCTCTTCAGGCCCCTGACGCGATCGCGGCGGTGAGCAGGACAAGCACGAACGTCGCCACACCGGCCGCGCCGTGCAGCAGGACCGCGACCATGGGGAAGCGCTGCTCGGCGCCGCGGGCGTGGCGGCCGCCGCCCAGCCAGCGGGTGAACATGGTGAAGCCC
This window contains:
- the glgX gene encoding glycogen debranching protein GlgX; translated protein: MREVWPGESYPLGGTWDGVGANFSLFSESAERVELCLFGDDGQEERVELTEVDAFVWHGYLPGIMPGQRYGYRVHGPYNPSQGDRCNPSKLLLDPYAKAVEGDLKWNEALFSYQFTDPGRRNDTDTAPFVPKNVVVNPFFEWGNDRPPRTPYHQTVIYEAHVRGLTMCHPAVPAEQRGTYAGLGHPAVIDHLLSLGVTAVELMPVHQYVPEHAMVARGLTNYWGYNTIAYLAPHAAYSASGQRGEQVQEFKAMVRALHEAGIEVILDVVYNHTAEGDHMGPTLSFRGIDNREYYRLHDGDRRYYLDYTGCGNSLNVRSPHALQLIMDSLRYWVLEMHVDGFRFDLASALARELHDVDRLSAFFDLIQQDPVISQVKLIAEPWDVGPGGYQVGNFPPLWMEWNGKYRDSVRDFWRGSGSALPEFASRLTGSADLYATSGRRPVASINFVTCHDGFTLTDLVSYDRKHNEANKENNRDGTDDNRSWNCGVEGPTEDPEIVSLRRRQRRNFLVTLFISQGVPMLLAGDEFGRTQGGSNNAYCQDNEISWIDWSLATDEADLLDFVRSLSKLRREHPVFQRRRFFHGNKADDGTRDIVWLTPVGEEMSAADWHTGYAKSLAVFLNGDAITESGTRGERITDDSFLLLINAHHEEMTFTLPEAKYGKRWRRVLDTADEGPGHASAPQESWPAESTVEVTSRSVQVLHCERA